From Paracoccus aminovorans, one genomic window encodes:
- the epsE gene encoding exopolysaccharide biosynthesis GT4 family glycosyltransferase EpsE, with the protein MLRIGFFIPEFPGQTHIFLWRERQALAELGVEAQLVSTRRPPRAIASHSWAAEAQGQTRYLMPVSGPALAGILAELLRAPAGTLRALGALLRAEAPGGPKQRLRLLALLAMGAQLKRIAREGGWTHVHVHSCADSANIAMFAERLGGPGYSLTLHGPTLDGYGPNQRQKWRHARFATIISRLLMGVAQRDIGDDLPPVVNIAPMGVDLAQIRRSTPWQPPAPGEPLRIFSCGRLNAVKGHDHLIETVRLLRAQGIDARLEIAGEDEQGGSGYHRQIDALIAEKGLGDAVTLLGAVGEARVREGLENAHVFALASLNEGIAVAIMEAMAMEMPVVVTDVGGNHELITSGRDAILVPAEAPAAMAAEIARLHADPEEARRLAQASRARVAADFHHRRSAQAVADGLARTVPGAAEAMGAARPTAAPASAAAAGA; encoded by the coding sequence GTGTTGCGCATTGGTTTCTTCATTCCCGAATTTCCCGGGCAGACCCATATCTTCCTGTGGCGCGAGCGGCAGGCCCTGGCCGAGCTGGGCGTCGAGGCGCAGCTGGTCTCGACCCGGCGCCCGCCCCGCGCCATCGCCTCGCACAGCTGGGCGGCCGAGGCGCAGGGGCAGACGCGCTACCTGATGCCGGTCTCGGGCCCGGCCCTGGCGGGCATCCTGGCCGAGCTGCTGCGCGCCCCGGCGGGGACCCTGCGCGCGCTGGGTGCGCTGCTGCGGGCCGAGGCCCCGGGCGGACCCAAGCAGCGGCTGCGGCTGCTGGCGCTGCTGGCCATGGGCGCGCAGCTCAAGCGCATCGCGCGCGAAGGCGGCTGGACGCATGTGCACGTGCATTCCTGCGCCGACAGCGCCAATATCGCCATGTTCGCCGAGCGGCTGGGCGGCCCCGGCTACAGCCTGACCCTGCACGGGCCGACTCTGGACGGCTACGGCCCGAACCAGCGCCAGAAATGGCGGCATGCGCGCTTCGCCACCATCATCTCGCGCCTGCTGATGGGCGTGGCGCAGCGCGACATCGGCGACGACCTGCCGCCGGTGGTCAATATCGCGCCGATGGGCGTTGATCTGGCCCAGATCCGGCGCAGCACACCCTGGCAGCCGCCCGCCCCCGGCGAGCCGCTGCGGATCTTCAGCTGCGGCCGGCTGAACGCGGTCAAGGGCCACGACCACCTGATCGAGACGGTGCGGCTGCTGCGCGCGCAGGGCATCGACGCCCGGCTGGAGATCGCCGGCGAGGACGAACAGGGCGGCAGCGGCTATCACCGCCAGATCGACGCGCTGATCGCCGAAAAGGGCCTGGGCGACGCCGTGACCCTGCTGGGCGCGGTCGGCGAGGCGCGGGTGCGCGAGGGGCTGGAAAATGCCCATGTCTTCGCGCTGGCCAGCCTGAACGAAGGCATCGCGGTCGCCATCATGGAAGCCATGGCGATGGAGATGCCGGTGGTCGTGACCGATGTCGGCGGCAACCACGAGCTGATCACCTCGGGGCGCGACGCGATCCTGGTCCCGGCCGAGGCCCCCGCGGCCATGGCGGCCGAGATCGCCCGGCTCCATGCCGACCCCGAAGAGGCGCGGCGGCTGGCCCAGGCCTCGCGCGCCCGGGTGGCAGCCGATTTCCACCACCGCCGCAGCGCTCAGGCGGTGGCCGACGGGCTTGCGCGCACCGTGCCCGGCGCGGCCGAGGCGATGGGGGCGGCGCGCCCCACCGCCGCCCCGGCCTCCGCGGCCGCCGCCGGCGCCTGA
- the cobT gene encoding cobaltochelatase subunit CobT: MKKSDNPADPFKKALTEATRAMAEDHELNVTFSADPSGVSGDTMRLPQVSRRMTRDEVLMARGTADALAMKLRHHDAATHAKYVPAGPMARDLYEAMETARCEALGARDMPGALSNIDAKLGQEAERKGYGQIKSPADAPLAVAAGYIVRQMASGRALPGPAQHVADLWRPFVEEQAGADLDEVKAVLDDQAAFARLARKVISDLGYGDQLGEDPDQPAEDESEENAEQDEEAGDNQSRDQSPDEDAEASPERSQEQTEEQRQAQVSMDDQSDEELADQAETTEADSPQELPPQVSEASPDYKVYTQEFDEEIRAEDLADPAELERLRAYLDKQLEPLRGAVSRLANKLQRRLQAQQNRSWEFDKEEGVLDAGRLARVVANPTTPLSFKVEKDTEFRDTVVTLLLDNSGSMRGRPISIAAICADVLARTLERSQVKVEILGFTTRAWKGGQSREKWLAEGRPAQPGRLNDLRHIIYKGADAPWRRVRPNLGLMMKEGLLKENIDGEALEWAHRRLTRRPEQRRILMVISDGAPVDDSTLSVNPANFLEKHLRDVIAMIERKKQVELLAIGIGHDVTRYYQRAVTITDAEQLAGAMTEQLAALFESDPRKRARAMNQRRAG, translated from the coding sequence ATGAAAAAATCCGACAACCCCGCCGATCCGTTCAAGAAGGCCCTGACCGAGGCCACCCGCGCCATGGCCGAGGATCACGAGCTGAACGTGACCTTCAGCGCCGATCCCTCGGGCGTCTCGGGCGACACCATGCGCCTGCCCCAGGTCAGCCGCCGCATGACCCGCGACGAGGTGCTGATGGCGCGCGGCACCGCCGATGCGCTGGCGATGAAGCTGCGCCACCACGACGCCGCCACCCATGCGAAATACGTCCCCGCCGGGCCGATGGCGCGCGACCTCTACGAGGCGATGGAGACCGCGCGCTGCGAGGCTCTGGGGGCGCGCGACATGCCCGGGGCGCTGTCGAACATCGACGCCAAGCTGGGGCAAGAGGCCGAGCGCAAGGGTTACGGCCAGATCAAGTCCCCCGCCGACGCGCCCCTGGCCGTCGCGGCGGGCTATATCGTGCGCCAGATGGCCTCGGGCCGCGCCCTGCCCGGCCCGGCGCAGCATGTCGCCGACCTGTGGCGGCCCTTCGTCGAGGAACAGGCCGGCGCCGATCTGGACGAGGTCAAGGCGGTGCTGGACGACCAGGCGGCCTTTGCCCGGCTGGCGCGCAAGGTGATCTCGGACCTCGGCTACGGCGACCAGCTGGGCGAGGACCCCGACCAGCCCGCCGAGGACGAATCCGAGGAGAACGCCGAACAGGACGAGGAAGCCGGCGACAACCAGTCCCGCGACCAGAGCCCCGACGAGGATGCCGAGGCCTCGCCCGAACGCAGCCAGGAGCAGACCGAGGAGCAGCGCCAGGCCCAGGTCAGCATGGACGACCAGTCCGACGAGGAGCTGGCCGACCAGGCCGAGACCACCGAGGCCGACAGCCCGCAGGAGCTGCCGCCGCAGGTCAGCGAGGCCAGCCCCGACTACAAGGTCTATACCCAGGAATTCGACGAGGAGATCCGCGCCGAGGACCTCGCCGACCCGGCCGAGCTGGAACGCCTGCGCGCCTATCTGGACAAGCAGCTGGAACCGCTGCGCGGCGCTGTCTCGCGCCTGGCCAACAAGCTGCAACGGCGGTTGCAGGCGCAGCAGAACCGCAGCTGGGAATTCGACAAGGAAGAGGGCGTGCTGGACGCCGGCCGCCTGGCCCGCGTGGTCGCGAACCCGACGACGCCGCTGTCCTTCAAGGTCGAGAAGGATACCGAGTTCCGCGACACCGTGGTGACGCTGCTTCTGGACAATTCCGGCTCGATGCGCGGCCGGCCGATCTCGATCGCCGCGATCTGCGCCGACGTGCTGGCGCGCACGCTGGAACGCAGCCAGGTCAAGGTCGAGATCCTGGGCTTCACCACCCGCGCCTGGAAGGGCGGCCAGAGCCGCGAGAAATGGCTGGCCGAGGGCCGCCCGGCGCAACCGGGCCGGCTGAACGACCTGCGCCACATCATCTACAAGGGGGCCGACGCGCCCTGGCGCCGGGTGCGGCCGAACCTGGGCCTGATGATGAAGGAAGGTCTGCTCAAGGAAAACATCGACGGCGAGGCGCTGGAATGGGCGCATCGGCGGCTGACCCGCCGGCCCGAGCAGCGCCGCATCCTGATGGTGATCTCGGACGGGGCGCCCGTCGATGACAGCACGCTGTCGGTCAACCCGGCGAATTTCCTGGAAAAGCACCTGCGCGACGTGATCGCCATGATCGAGCGCAAGAAGCAGGTCGAACTGCTGGCCATCGGCATCGGCCACGACGTCACGCGCTATTACCAGCGTGCGGTGACGATCACCGACGCCGAACAGCTGGCCGGTGCCATGACCGAGCAACTGGCGGCGCTGTTCGAATCCGACCCCCGCAAGCGCGCCCGGGCGATGAACCAGCGCCGGGCCGGCTGA